Proteins encoded together in one Streptomyces sp. TLI_171 window:
- the fabI gene encoding enoyl-ACP reductase FabI yields MTGILEGKRILITGVLMESSIAFHTAKLAQEQGAEIILTAFPRPSLTERIAKKLPKPVKVLELDVSSAEQLAGIADQVREHLPTLDGVVHSIGFAPQDALGGNFLDTPWESVATAMQVSAYSLKSLTTALLPLMQDGGSVVGLTFDAQFAWPQYDWMGPAKAALESTNRYLARYLGERDIRCNLISAGPIGSMAAKSIPGFSDLAATWETRSPLKWDLSDPEPAGRGVVALLSDWFPKTTGEIIHVDGGLHAIGA; encoded by the coding sequence ATGACTGGAATTCTCGAAGGCAAGCGCATCCTGATCACCGGTGTGCTGATGGAGTCCTCCATCGCCTTCCACACCGCGAAGCTCGCCCAGGAGCAGGGCGCGGAGATCATCCTCACCGCCTTCCCGCGGCCCAGCCTCACCGAGCGCATCGCCAAGAAGCTCCCCAAGCCCGTCAAGGTCCTGGAACTCGACGTCTCCAGCGCCGAGCAGCTGGCCGGCATCGCCGACCAGGTCCGCGAGCACCTCCCGACCCTGGACGGCGTCGTCCACTCCATCGGCTTCGCGCCGCAGGACGCGCTCGGCGGCAACTTCCTCGACACCCCGTGGGAGTCCGTCGCCACCGCGATGCAGGTCTCCGCGTACTCGCTGAAGTCGCTCACCACGGCGCTGCTCCCGCTGATGCAGGACGGCGGCTCGGTGGTCGGCCTGACCTTCGACGCACAGTTCGCCTGGCCGCAGTACGACTGGATGGGCCCGGCCAAGGCCGCCCTGGAGTCGACCAACCGGTACCTCGCCCGCTACCTCGGCGAGCGCGACATCCGGTGCAACCTGATCTCCGCGGGGCCGATCGGGTCGATGGCCGCTAAGTCGATCCCCGGCTTCTCGGACCTCGCCGCCACCTGGGAGACCCGCTCCCCGCTCAAGTGGGACCTGTCGGACCCGGAGCCGGCGGGGCGCGGCGTGGTCGCGCTGCTGAGCGACTGGTTCCCGAAGACGACCGGCGAGATCATCCACGTCGACGGTGGGCTGCACGCCATCGGCGCCTGA
- a CDS encoding FadR/GntR family transcriptional regulator, with the protein MALSTTRRTPLADQVIAQLRAQITSGEWPVGSRIPTEAELVDQLGVARNTVREAVRALAHNGLLDIRQGSGTYVLATSELAGVMHRRFADADQDQVAELRATLETSAAGFAALRRTPRDLELLAAALERRDAAWHAGDPEDFIQADAAFHQAVVAAAHNDVLAAVYADLGEVLRAHLRHDVGPALLPHRWVPHTAILDAIRAGDAEKAADEAGRAIGFCKTKS; encoded by the coding sequence TTGGCGCTGTCGACCACTCGCCGCACCCCGCTCGCCGACCAGGTGATCGCTCAGCTCCGGGCCCAGATCACCTCCGGCGAGTGGCCGGTGGGATCACGCATCCCCACCGAGGCCGAGCTCGTCGACCAGCTCGGCGTCGCCCGCAACACCGTCCGCGAGGCCGTCCGCGCCCTCGCCCACAACGGGCTGCTCGACATCCGCCAGGGCTCCGGCACCTACGTGCTCGCCACCAGCGAGCTCGCCGGCGTCATGCACCGCCGCTTCGCCGACGCCGACCAGGACCAGGTGGCCGAACTCCGCGCCACCCTGGAGACCTCCGCCGCCGGCTTCGCTGCCCTCCGCCGCACCCCGCGCGACCTCGAACTGCTCGCCGCGGCCCTGGAACGCCGCGACGCCGCCTGGCACGCCGGCGACCCCGAGGACTTCATCCAGGCCGACGCCGCCTTCCACCAGGCCGTCGTGGCGGCCGCCCACAACGACGTCCTCGCCGCCGTCTACGCCGACCTCGGCGAAGTCCTCCGCGCCCACCTCCGCCACGACGTCGGCCCCGCCCTGCTCCCCCACCGCTGGGTCCCGCACACCGCGATCCTCGACGCCATCCGCGCGGGCGACGCCGAGAAGGCCGCCGACGAGGCGGGCCGCGCCATCGGCTTCTGCAAGACGAAGAGCTGA